The following coding sequences lie in one Sesamum indicum cultivar Zhongzhi No. 13 linkage group LG9, S_indicum_v1.0, whole genome shotgun sequence genomic window:
- the LOC105170341 gene encoding DDB1- and CUL4-associated factor 8: protein MEGVFKNSDNGLLEFFKREMGFCSPRIFSRRMSASETLIKQIDLYGKLTGHQGCVNTVEFNSTGELLVSGSDDRQIMLWDWAARKLKFSYPSGHLDNIFQARFMPFTDDRKIVTSSADCQVRLSQLLENGSVETKRLSKHQGRVHRLAVEPGSPYVFYSCGEDGFVQHYDLRSNSATKLFYCSSIGENNRSSSSIGLNSIVIDPRNPNYFAVGGADVYARVYDIRNYDVNASTKAGSPVDTFCARHLIGTRDAHITALAYSRTSELLISYNDELIYLFQKNMGLGPHPTSSSSEDLHKLVDAQVYSGHRNSQTVKGVNFFGPNDDYILSGSDCGHIFIWKKKDGELVRLMVGDRHIVNQMEPHPTIPLLASCGIEKTIKLWAPSSNVVSPLPDNVQEIMEANRQGREDHSRVTLTPDVIMHVLRLHRRQARVYIERRYNREDVESDNDGDEGESYVLGFSDGDPSEEGGNSRECNIS, encoded by the exons TTTTCAAGAATTCTGATAATGGGCTGCTCGAATTCTTCAAGAGGGAGATGGGTTTTTGCTCTCCCAGGATTTTCTCGCGCCGCATGTCTGCTTCCGAG ACCCTGATCAAGCAGATTGATTTGTATGGAAAACTTACTGGACACCAGGGTTGTGTAAATACAGTTGAGTTCAACTCTACTGGTGAGCTTCTCGTGTCAGGTTCAGATGACAGACAAATCATGCTCTGGGATTGGGCAGCACggaaactaaaattttcttatccATCTGGCCATTTGGACAACATTTTCCAGGCTAGATTCATGCCATTTACTGATGACCGCAAAATAGTAACTTCATCTGCTGATTGCCAG gTTAGGCTCAGCCAGTTGTTGGAGAATGGTTCAGTAGAAACAAAGAGATTATCCAAGCACCAAGGTCGTGTTCACAGGCTTGCTGTCGAACCAGGAAGTCCTTATGTGTTTTACAGTTGCGGGGAGGATGGTTTTGTCCAGCAT TACGATCTACGAAGTAATTCTGCTACCAAGCTTTTCTATTGCTCATCCATCGGAGAAAACAATCGGTCTTCAAGTAGTATTGGGCTGAATTCCATTGTTATTGACCCAAGAAATCCTAATTATTTTGCTGTAGGAGGTGCTGACGTTTATGCACGTGTTTACGACATCAGGAATTATGATGTAAATGCATCGACCAAAGCAGGAAGTCCTGTTGACACTTTTTGTGCTCGTCACCTTATTGGGACCCGCGACGCTCACATTACAGCACTAGCTTACTCCAGAACAAGTGAACTGCTCATCTCGTACAACGATGAGCTCATATATTTGTTCCAAAAGAACATGGGATTGGGTCCTCATCCTACGTCTTCCTCATCTGAAGACTTGCATAAACTGGTGGACGCACAAGTATATTCCGGTCACAGAAACTCCCAAACTGTCAAAGGAGTCAATTTCTTTGGTCCCAATGATGACTACATCCTAAGTGGGTCCGACTGCGGTCATATATTTATCTGGAAAAAAAAGGACGGTGAACTTGTCCGTCTGATGGTTGGTGATAGACATATCGTGAATCAGATGGAACCCCATCCAACGATTCCACTTCTTGCTTCCTGTGGGATAGAGAAAACTATAAAGCTTTGGGCCCCATCTTCAAATGTCGTTAGCCCTCTGCCAGATAATGTTCAGGAG ATAATGGAAGCCAATAGGCAAGGTCGGGAGGACCATTCACGGGTAACTCTTACTCCTGATGTGATCATGCATGTTTTGCGTCTGCATAGGAGGCAAGCACGGGTGTATATCGAGAGAAGATATAACAGAGAAGATGTTGAGAGTGATAATGATGGTGACGAAGGGGAGTCTTATGTTCTGGGATTTTCCGATGGCGATCCTTCCGAGGAGGGTGGAAACTCCAGAGAGTGTAACATTAGCTAG
- the LOC105170340 gene encoding protein NRT1/ PTR FAMILY 2.7: MVMGSFSSSAAQPGRVDRRGGWITFPFIIATVAGLTMSAGWVTNLITCLKEEFNMKDIDATKVYNYVNGSITVLPIIGAIIADSFLGCFSVICFSSLISLLGIVLLVLTAAINQLRPPTCSEKGSQHCKYPSQFQFAILYLSLALASLGTAFSRFTIAPMGANQFHSPKHQDIFFNWYTFTMYIANIVSATATVYVEENVGWTWGFSLCAVANVLGLVVFLSGTRFYCFVERQGSPFKSLACVVFAAISKRKMVLPVESENYYHGLHGDAIKTVAKPPTQFFRFLNHAALRTEGETTPDGSITNPWRLCTVQQVEDLKAIIKILPIWSSGLILSIPIAIQLSFIIFQAKTMDARLGSHFKIPAASMQVFTLISTSITIVITDRILFPLWERLAAHPLTALQRVGVGHLFTILSMAISGAVESKRLKIAQSENVQNQTNGSVIPMSVFWLGPQLAAVGIAEAFHFAGQVAFYYQEFPGSLKTISTAAVAVSIGGAFYLSNAVIDVVERVTEWLPENINDGRLDNVYWLCCTLGALNFAYFLVCASLYKYQGVDNVVDDSNRN, encoded by the exons ATGGTGATGGGCAGTTTTTCAAGTTCAGCAGCGCAGCCGGGTCGGGTTGACAGGCGAGGGGGCTGGATCACCTTCCCTTTCATCATag CAACGGTGGCGGGGTTGACGATGTCGGCAGGATGGGTAACAAACCTAATAACGTGTCTGAAGGAGGAGTTCAACATGAAAGACATAGATGCAACTAAGGTTTACAACTATGTGAATGGGAGCATCACTGTGCTtcctattattggagcaattATTGCAGACTCCTTCTTAGGCTGCTTCTCTGTCATCtgcttttcttctctcatttcTTTGTTG GGAATAGTGCTGCTTGTATTAACAGCAGCAATCAATCAGCTGAGGCCTCCTACCTGCAGTGAAAAGGGATCACAACATTGCAAATACCCTTCACAATTTCAGTTTGCAATTTTGTACCTCAGCTTGGCTCTAGCATCTCTGGGCACTGCATTCTCACGTTTCACTATTGCACCAATGGGAGCAAACCAGTTCCACTCCCCAAAACATCAAGATATTTTCTTCAACTGGTACACTTTCACAATGTACATAGCCAATATTGTGAGCGCCACCGCTACCGTATATGTGGAGGAGAACGTGGGCTGGACGTGGGGGTTCAGCCTTTGCGCTGTGGCCAATGTGCTCGGTTTAGTAGTTTTCTTGTCCGGTACCAGATTCTACTGTTTTGTCGAACGACAGGGCAGCCCCTTCAAGAGTTTGGCATGCGTTGTCTTTGCGGCCATCAGTAAAAGGAAGATGGTTCTTCCAGTGGAGagtgaaaattattatcatggTCTGCATGGAGATGCCATCAAGACAGTGGCTAAGCCTCCTACACAGTTTTTCAG GTTCTTGAACCACGCAGCCCTGAGAACCGAAGGAGAAACCACACCAGATGGTTCGATCACAAACCCCTGGAGACTCTGCACAGTGCAACAAGTAGAAGATCTCAAAGCAATCATCAAGATCCTCCCAATATGGTCAAGCGGCTTAATCTTGTCTATTCCCATTGCGATCCAATTAAGTTTCATCATCTTCCAGGCCAAAACCATGGATGCTCGTCTCGGATCCCACTTCAAAATCCCAGCAGCTTCAATGCAAGTCTTCACACTGATCTCAACTTCCATAACAATAGTAATAACAGACCGCATTCTATTCCCCCTCTGGGAAAGACTTGCTGCACACCCTCTTACAGCTCTTCAACGTGTCGGGGTCGGACATCTCTTCACCATACTCAGCATGGCTATCTCAGGAGCTGTCGAGTCCAAGAGGCTGAAAATAGCACagtctgagaatgttcaaaaccaaacaaatggTTCTGTGATTCCCATGTCAGTTTTCTGGCTGGGGCCTCAGCTGGCTGCTGTTGGTATAGCAGAAGCGTTTCACTTTGCCGGACAGGTTGCTTTCTACTACCAAGAATTTCCGGGGTCGCTAAAGACTATCTCAACTGCGGCTGTTGCTGTGTCTATCGGCGGTGCGTTTTATTTGAGCAACGCAGTGATTGACGTGGTCGAACGGGTGACGGAGTGGCTGccagaaaatataaatgacGGGAGATTGGACAATGTGTATTGGCTTTGTTGTACCTTGGGAGCACTGAATTTCGCTTACTTTCTTGTGTGTGCATCATTGTACAAGTACCAAGGTGTTGATAATGTTGTGGATGATTCCaacagaaattga
- the LOC105170342 gene encoding protein NRT1/ PTR FAMILY 2.7 — protein sequence MDSSDEAAPPSVRSQRGGWITFPFIIGTMAGLTLAAGGWIANLIVYLIQEFNIKSISAAKIYNVVNGSITMFPIIGAIVADSFVGCFSVIWFSSLISLLGTLLLVLTAAISHLRPPSCENGSNACRYPSHLQFAVLYLGLALASLGNAGTRFTIAPMGADQFNNPKSQGIFFNWYIFTMYTATVVSSTAIVYVEDNVDWAWGFGLCAVANVIGLAVFLSGSRFYRLVKPKGSPFRSLAHVVVGAISKRRMILSDQTEDYYHDLNVHAKCPTRFFRFLNRAALRSTEGDANQEGSITNPWKQCTVQQVEALKSLIKIFPLWSTGLFLCTPLAIQLSLATLQALSMDRHIGPRFHVPAGSMSVFILISTSFSIFLIDRLLFPLWEKLTHRPPKLLQRIGIGHALTIVSMAVSAVVESKRLKIARLDDVQNETDAVVPMSALWLVPQLAIAGIGEAFHFPGQVALYYQEFPESLKSTSTAAVAMFIGIAFYISNAIIDLIRRATGWLPDDINQGRLDNVYWFCCILGGFNFGYYLVCASLYKYQNVEKSADGCSKS from the exons ATGGACAGTTCAGACGAAGCAGCACCGCCGTCGGTCCGTTCGCAGCGAGGTGGCTGGATCACCTTCCCCTTCATCATAG GGACAATGGCTGGGCTAACACTTGCTGCTGGAGGATGGATTGCAAACTTGATCGTGTACTTGATTCAAGAATTCAACATTAAGAGCATAAGTGCTGCTAAGATTTACAACGTTGTCAATGGAAGCATTACAATGTTTCCTATCATCGGAGCGATAGTCGCCGACTCCTTTGTCGGCTGTTTCTCTGTCATCTGGTTTTCATCTCTCATCTCTCTGCTG GGCACATTGCTTTTAGTTTTAACTGCAGCAATCAGTCACTTGAGACCTCCATCATGCGAAAACGGGTCGAATGCTTGTAGATATCCTTCTCATCTTCAGTTTGCAGTCTTATATCTCGGCTTAGCGCTGGCGTCTCTGGGAAATGCGGGCACTCGTTTCACCATCGCACCGATGGGAGCAGACCAATTCAATAATCCAAAGAGTCAAGGGATTTTCTTTAACTGGTACATTTTCACAATGTATACAGCAACAGTCGTTAGCTCCACGGCCATAGTGTATGTAGAGGATAACGTCGATTGGGCATGGGGTTTCGGCCTCTGTGCTGTGGCTAACGTGATCGGTTTAGCTGTTTTCTTGTCTGGCAGCCGGTTCTACCGCCTTGTTAAGCCAAAAGGGAGCCCATTTAGGAGTTTGGCTCATGTTGTCGTTGGAGCTATCAGTAAAAGAAGAATGATTCTTTCAGACCAAACCGAAGATTATTACCATGACTTGAATGTACATGCTAAGTGTCCAACACGTTTCTTCAG GTTCTTAAACCGTGCAGCATTGAGGAGTACTGAAGGAGACGCTAATCAAGAAGGCTCCATCACAAATCCATGGAAACAATGCACAGTGCAACAAGTAGAAGCGCTCAAAAGCCTCATCAAGATCTTTCCCCTGTGGTCAACTGGTTTATTCCTGTGCACCCCACTAGCCATCCAACTGAGCTTGGCTACTCTCCAGGCCTTAAGCATGGACCGTCATATAGGACCCCGTTTCCATGTCCCAGCCGGTTCCATGTCCGTCTTCATACTGATCTCAACttccttttccatttttctcatAGACCGGCTGCTCTTTCCCCTTTGGGAAAAACTCACTCATCGGCCTCCCAAACTTCTCCAACGCATTGGAATCGGCCACGCCCTTACTATTGTTAGCATGGCGGTCTCAGCAGTTGTGGAGTCAAAGAGGCTAAAAATAGCACGTTTGGACGATGTGCAGAACGAAACAGACGCTGTAGTCCCAATGTCGGCCTTGTGGCTGGTGCCACAACTGGCTATTGCTGGTATAGGAGAAGCATTTCATTTTCCAGGACAAGTTGCACTTTACTACCAAGAATTTCCAGAGTCACTTAAGAGCACGTCGACTGCAGCCGTTGCTATGTTTATTGGCATTGCATTTTATATCAGCAATGCGATTATAGATTTGATTCGGAGGGCAACGGGGTGGCTGCCGGATGATATAAACCAGGGGAGGTTGGATAATGTGTACTGGTTTTGTTGCATCCTAGGAGGATTTAATTTCGGTTACTATCTTGTATGTGCATCCTTGTACAAGTATCAGAATGTCGAAAAATCTGCAGATGGATGTAGTAAGAGTTGA
- the LOC105170343 gene encoding mitogen-activated protein kinase 3 has translation MGDMGAAAGGQYPDFPAVATHGGHYIQYNIFGNMFEITTKYRPPIIPIGRGAYGIVCSVLNSETNEMVAIKKIANAFDNYMDAKRTLREIKLLRHLDHENVIGIRDVIPPPLRREFADVYIATELMDTDLHQIIRSNQGLSEEHCQYFLYQILRGLKYIHSAGVIHRDLKPSNLLLNANCDLKICDFGLARPNSENEFMTEYVVTRWYRAPELLLNSSEYTAAIDVWSVGCIFMELMNRKPLFAGKDHVHQMHLLIELLGTPTDSDLDFTRNEDARRYIRQLPRHPRQNLAKVFPHVNPLAIDLVDKMLTVNPTKRITVEAALEHPYLARLHDAADEPVCSQSFSFDFEQQMLTEEQIKDMIYKEALDLNPHYA, from the exons ATGGGCGACATGGGAGCAGCTGCCGGAGGCCAGTACCCTGATTTCCCGGCGGTGGCGACTCACGGTGGACACTACATACAGTACAACATCTTCGGCAACATGTTCGAGATCACCACCAAGTATCGCCCTCCCATCATACCTATTGGCCGTGGCGCTTACGGCATAGTCTG CTCTGTTTTGAACTCGGAGACAAATGAGATGGTGGCGATTAAGAAGATAGCGAATGCTTTCGACAACTATATGGACGCAAAGAGGACCCTGCGGGAGATCAAGCTTCTTCGCCACTTGGACCACGAAAAT GTGATTGGTATAAGAGATGTGATTCCTCCTCCTTTAAGGAGAGAATTTGCCGACGTTTACATCGCTACCGAGCTCATGGACACCGATCTTCACCAAATAATCCGGTCTAATCAGGGATTATCAGAGGAACACTGTCAG TACTTCTTGTATCAGATCCTTCGAGGTCTGAAATACATACACTCTGCTGGAGTGATCCATCGGGACTTGAAGCCGAGCAATCTGTTGCTGAATGCTAATTGTGATCTCAAGATATGTGATTTTGGCCTTGCTCGGCCCAACTCAGAAAATGAGTTCATGACGGAGTATGTCGTGACCAGGTGGTACAGGGCACCTGAGCTGTTGCTGAACTCGTCCGAGTATACTGCCGCTATTGATGTGTGGTCGGTCGGGTGCATTTTCATGGAGCTCATGAATAGAAAGCCTCTGTTCGCGGGGAAAGATCACGTTCATCAAATGCACTTGCTGATTGAG CTTCTAGGCACGCCAACCGACTCCGACCTTGATTTCACACGAAATGAGGATGCAAGAAGGTACATAAGGCAGCTCCCACGACACCCTCGTCAGAACTTAGCGAAGGTTTTCCCACACGTGAACCCTCTAGCCATCGATCTTGTGGATAAGATGCTGACAGTAAACCCCACAAAGAGAATAACAG TCGAAGCAGCTCTGGAGCATCCTTACCTCGCAAGACTACACGATGCAGCCGATGAACCAGTATGCTCGCAGTCGTTCTCTTTTGATTTTGAGCAGCAAATGCTGACGGAGGAGCAGATTAAGGACATGATTTACAAGGAGGCCTTGGACCTAAACCCACATTATGCATGA
- the LOC105170828 gene encoding uncharacterized protein LOC105170828 isoform X1: MRDHGTANPLTLTTLTLRETYKPLIFLDLELAHNMLMPLSSNLFLHPIVNSELLGGDKEGFMKLPSDKALLSDPVFQPLVEKYEADEDGFYADYAVSHMKLSELGLAIIYVKGLCVRLCVRSAILFTCYCKFEDLPKPKLQSVFPHRWSADSFTAFDGCVGF; the protein is encoded by the exons ATGAGGGACCATGGGACGGCTAACCCTCTCACTTTGACAACTCTTACTTTACGTGAGACCTATAAGCctcttatatttttggatttagAATTAGCACATAACATGTTGATGCCGCTGTCCTCTAATTTATTTCTCCATCCGATTGTTAACAGCGAGCTTCTGGGTGGAGATAAAGAAGGCTTTATGAAGTTGCCATCAGACAAGGCACTTCTATCCGACCCTGTGTTTCAGCCTCTCGTTGAGAAATATGAGGCG GACGAGGATGGCTTCTATGCAGATTATGCAGTTTCCCACATGAAGCTCTCTGAGTTGGGGTTAGCCATAATTTATGTTAAAGGTTTATGTGTTAGGCTCTGTGTGAGAAGCGCTATTCTGTTCACATGTTACTGCAAATTTGAAGATTTGCCGAAGCCTAAGCTACAGAGCGTCTTTCCTCACAGATGGAGTGCAGATTCCTTCACTGCTTTTGATGGCTGTGTTGGATTTTGA
- the LOC105170828 gene encoding L-ascorbate peroxidase 1, cytosolic isoform X2, producing MSSKTAGPFGTTRLKAEQGHTANNGIEIAVRLLEPIKSSSPCFLMLTSISWLVLLLLKLLEDLKFHFTLEGRTEPPTEGRLPNATKGCDHLSDVFIKQMGLSKQDNVVLSGGHTLFCSCYYFLVSSTPLPGNGYFHIPATK from the exons ATGAGCAGCAAGACTGCAGGCCCTTTTGGGACCACGAGATTAAAGGCTGAGCAAGGACATACTGCCAACAATGGCATTGAAATTGCTGTTAGGCTCTTGGAGCCCATCAAGAGCAGTTCCCCATGCTTTCTTATGCTGACTTCTATCAG TTGGCTGGTGTTGTTGCTGTTGAAGTTGCTGGAGGACCTGAAGTTCCATTTCACCCTGGAAGGCAG GACAGAGCCCCCTACTGAAGGTCGCCTACCTAATGCTACCAAGG GATGTGACCACTTGAGCGATGTTTTCATCAAACAAATGGGCCTGAGCAAACAGGATAATGTTGTACTCTCTGGTGGCCACACTCTGTTTTGTTCTTGCTATTACTTTTTGGTTTCCTCGACGCCACTTCCGGGAAATGGTTACTTTCATATACCagcaactaaataa
- the LOC105170344 gene encoding uncharacterized protein LOC105170344 (The sequence of the model RefSeq protein was modified relative to this genomic sequence to represent the inferred CDS: added 281 bases not found in genome assembly): MSDEGEKTCPLCAEEMDLTDQQLKPCKCGYEICVWCWHHIMDMAEKDETEGRCPACRTPYNKEKIVGTAAKCERLVSEINVEKKQKSQKGKSKTLEGRKQLSSVRVIQRNLVYVVGLPLNFADEDLLQRREYFGQYGKVLKVSISRTATGAIQHFANSTCSVYITYSKEEDAVRCIQLVHGFVLDGRSLKACFGTTKYCHAWLRNMPCSNPDCLYLHEIGSQEDSFTKDEIISAYTRSRVQQITGSANSMQRRSGNVLPPPADEYCNNSSTSSGRPTTKTAINTNSSATSGRVSPPNSSSGRSAALPAGASWGTRSSNNQPLPTSIPCSSGPLCEKPDTCNGIVANSKAVSNASQVSLSQSDAEKNVVPNSDSTICEEKSKMENIEHVKKESNMDGRITGCGSSVESLRVVDLPFTKPHSPPTTKPPPNISNVVDSSVSSSGPASDKDSIDVTDGNFDNVCSSVLSMSIHENQQLGNGYVEHIREPPICQRSGNAASTTERVSDATVHSEYRFAVPSEVTEVNLHEIEDDLLSFDNQRIKDPEIATNRVPDFSHALNLSKHTDIDSPHSSNVDGLVSIDLGRQVVDRNSNLMVSTSNFSSGHPKNILNNAEANDDEYSNLLPSKEKRSLLGRYEGIADNGTVDIGESSIISNILSMDFDSWDESLTSPQNLAKLLGETEKQKGSFGVPVSRKIQNSSQSRFSFAREEEPINQVSDFGQSINYYEEAFKPHRLGHDFSGTNNLHLEKFVNGLPVLSGTESDLFAGSHSHISSNKLSVSRSQISAPPGFSVPSRVPPPGFRSHERTEQIMESLSGNHILDGASLLRNQYQTPSSGNNFGNGDIEFMDPAILAVGKGTLPGGINTPSLDIRSSFSPQLSTYADARFQSLVQRSFPPHQDQRFTNLGDSFSNLRDAYRIPSRIMEQTLSNNLSAFSQFNPPQFRNGIISNGQWDGWTEAQSGNNLGVAELLRTERLGYNKFYSGYEDSKIRMPSSGNIYNGTYGI; encoded by the exons TTTAGAAGGAAGGAAGCAACTAAGTAGTGTACGAGTTATCCAGCGGAATCTTGTGTATGTTGTGGGCTTGCCACTGAATTTTGCAGATGAGGAT CTCCTTCAGCGCAGAGAGTACTTTGGTCAGTATGGAAAGGTGCTGAAGGTGTCGATATCACGAACAGCGACTGGTGCTATACAACATTTTGCAAATAGTACATGCAGTGT ATATATAACATATTCAAAGGAGGAGGACGCAGTACGGTGTATTCAGTTGGTACATGGATTTGTTCTGGATGGTAGATCTTTGAA GGCGTGCTTTGGGACTACAAAATACTGTCATGCATGGCTGAGAAACATG CCGTGCAGCAACCCAGATTGTCTATATTTACATGAGATTGGCTCACAAGAGGATAGTTTTACTAAGGATGAAATAATATCTGCTTACACAAG GAGTAGAGTTCAACAAATTACCGGTTCCGCAAATAGTATGCAGCGGCGTTCAGGAAATGTGTTACCTCCTCCTGCAGATGAGTACTGCAATAATAGCTCCACTTCTTCAGGGAGACCTACAACTAAGACTGCTATAAATACAAAT AGTTCAGCAACCAGTGGTAGAGTCTCTCCACCAAACAGTAGCTCTGGCAGGTCTGCTGCTCTTCCAGCCGGAGCCTCATG GGGTACTCGTTCATCCAATAATCAGCCTTTGCCAACAAGTATACCGTGTTCCAGTGGACCACTTTGTGAGAAACCTGACACATGTAATGGTATAGTGGCAAATTCGAAGGCAGTTTCAAATGCAAGTCAAGTTTCTTTGTCGCAGAGTGATGCTGAAAAGAATGTAGTTCCTAATTCAGACAGCACCATTTGcgaagaaaaaagtaaaatggaaaatattgaACATGTAAAAAAGGAATCAAATATGGATGGAAGAATTACTGGTTGTGGCAGTTCCGTGGAATCTTTACGTGTGGTCGACTTGCCTTTCACTAAGCCTCACAGCCCACCTACAACCAAGCCACCACCAAATATTTCTAATGTAGTTGATTCGTCTGTATCTTCTAGTGGACCTGCATCAGATAAAGATTCTATTGATGTCACAGATGGAAACTTTGACAATGTTTGCTCTAGTGTTTTATCAATGAGCATTCATGAAAACCAACAGTTAGGGAATGGCTATGTTGAGCACATTAGAGAACCACCGATTTGTCAGAGATCTGGAAATGCTGCAAGTACAACTGAGAGGGTATCCGATGCAACTGTCCACTCTGAATATAGATTTGCAGTGCCATCTGAAGTAACAGAAGTCAACTTGCATGAAATCGAAGATGATTTGTTATCTTTTGATAACCAAAGGATTAAGGATCCTGAGATTGCTACCAATAGAGTACCAGATTTTTCTCATGCATTGAATTTATCAAAGCATACTGATATTGATTCTCCTCATTCTAGTAATGTTGATGGGTTAGTCAGTATAGATTTGGGAAGGCAGGTTGTAGATAGAAATAGCAATCTGATGGTTTCAACCTCTAATTTTTCTAGTGGGCATCCTAAGAATATACTCAATAATGCTGAGGCTAATGATGACGAATATTCTAATTTGCTTCCAAGTAAAGAGAAAAGGTCTCTACTTGGGAGATATGAAGGTATAGCAGACAATGGTACTGTTGATATTGGGGAGAGCAgcataatatcaaatattttgtcaatgGACTTTGACTCATGGGATGAGTCTTTAACTTCACCTCAGAACCTGGCTAAGTTGTTAGGTGAAACTGAGAAACAGAAAGGGTCTTTTGGTGTGCCGGTCTCTCGGAAGATTCAGAATAGCAGCCAATCAAGATTTTCATTTGCTAGAGAGGAGGAACCTATAAACCAAGTGTCTGATTTTGGACAGTCTATTAATTACTATGAAGAGGCCTTTAAGCCGCACCGACTTGGCCATGATTTCTCTGGCACCAACAACTTGCATCTTGAGAAGTTTGTCAATGGTTTACCTGTTTTAAGTGGCACAGAATCGGATCTTTTTGCCGGCAGTCATTCTCATATCTCTTCAAACAAGCTTTCTG TTTCAAGATCTCAGATATCTGCCCCTCCAGGATTTTCAGTGCCTAGTAGGGTGCCACCTCCAGGCTTTAGGTCTCATGAGAGGACAGAACAGATTATGGAATCGCTATCTG gAAATCATATCCTTGATGGTGCTTCTTTATTAAGAAATCAGTATCAGACACCCTCAAGTGgtaataattttggaaatgGTGATATTGAGTTTATGGATCCGGCAATTCTGGCTGTTGGCAAAGGGACACTTCCAGGTGGCATCAACACCCCAAGCCTAGACATAAGATCTAGTTTTTCTCCGCAATTGAGTACATATGCAGATGCAAGATTCCAATCGTTGGTACAAAGATCTTTTCCTCCACATCAAGACCAAAGATTTACCAACCTTGGGGACAGTTTTTCCAACCTTCGTGATGCTTATCGAATTCCTTCTAGGATTATGGAGCAAACTCTATCCAATAATCTCTCTGCATTTTCTCAGTTCAACCCCCCTCAGTTTAGGAATGGAATAATTTCAAATGGGCAATGGGATGGATGGACTGAGGCCCAGAGTGGGAATAACTTGGGTGTGGCAGAGCTGCTCAGAACTGAGCGATTGGGATATAATAAGTTCTACAGTGGTTATGAAGATTCCAAGATCCGAATGCCCAGTTCAGGCAATATATACAATGGGACATACgggatttaa